A window of the Citrus sinensis cultivar Valencia sweet orange chromosome 9, DVS_A1.0, whole genome shotgun sequence genome harbors these coding sequences:
- the LOC102610745 gene encoding protein FATTY ACID EXPORT 1, chloroplastic isoform X2 codes for MATACSQSQLSCFSSINRKLRFQRRFVLLPGFRSSKSWVCMSLDDRGTNMTSSEIKTTVSYTSDNQSKPYVEGTTKSYPTVEEENSSGEMGKTEPVPEDCATQPKKAAKIHDFCFGIPYVGLATAKSSILLCHRWSCTRWRTFWSYFLKKSCNFKNCLDWGCVASPQHLQPQDLEARKIKFTIHTRTSCALSSPLKAEL; via the exons ATGGCAACGGCATGTTCTCAGTCTCAGCTCTCGTGCTTCTCTTCAATCAACCGCAAACTTCGCTTTCAACGACGCTTCGTTTTGTTACCGGGCTTTCGCTCCTCCAAG TCTTGGGTTTGTATGAGTCTTGATGACAGGGGCACAAACATGACAAGTTCCGAGATTAAAACTACTGTAAGTTATACTTCTGATAATCAATCAAAACCATATGTTGAAGGGACAACAAAGTCGTACCCGACCgtagaagaagaaaattccTCTGGAGAAATGGGGAAAACTGAACCGGTACCAGAAGATTGCGCCACACAACCAAAAAAGGCAGCAAAAATCCATGATTTCTGTTTTGGGATTCCTTATG TTGGGCTTGCTACTGCAAAATCTTCAATTCTACTTTGTCACAGGTGGTCTTGTACTAGGTGGAGGACTTTTTGGTCTTATTTTCTCAAGAAATCCTGCAACTTTAAGAACTGCCTTGATTGGGGGTGCGTTGCTAGCCCTCAGCACCTTCAGCCTCAAGATCTGGAGGCAAGGAAAATCAAGTTTACCATTCATACTAGGACAAGCTG TGCTCTCAGCAGTCCTCTTAAGGCAGAACTTTGA
- the LOC127899849 gene encoding uncharacterized protein LOC127899849, translating into MKNEALKITREHGLTTPESVQLSVTNPRNKLSIIVDSEAVLQAQFALSAEQITWVNDGGNEPPPRTGGIQGPPIELNENDDDDVVYSTDGSRIDDTDDDDTDDDDQNEDNGADIMDDARGSSSDDETAKVYPQLLADTSDSDYDLGTTQLKDYIEVHACKPGRNGKHRLRLGDVFDDVEHFRYVLGEVMVDKGFEIAKVYNEPRRFYGKCKISECPWYVMGGKIKGNGGFAIKELQKKHECRQTGKSVAVNNKWIAEKIKRKVVVDPHVKISVLREFMLETYGVRIGDLKLYRGRERARKDINGDHARGYEDLFQYAAVIHKYDPGAICKVLCDVVTRPKKVLFQRFFMAFPTQKNALNNGCRPYIGLDGCHLKSKYGGVLLAAVGMDANNGMVPLALAVCEIENTETWSWFLEILHSYFDNGLEQITFCLDREKGLLGVIEITWPTAYHRPCARHVYANFCKEHLGVSLRNLFWRAVSSTNKFDYAIAMEKLKKEKLEAWQWLETELAGFTWSRHEYDKNCNVDRTTNNTSKCFNSWILPHREKPCLTMLEEIRCMFMTLFTERKKEAQSWTNVPPRVKKKLDAAYECGSKMNVMASGDLHFQVKDKGYYPARRFIVDLMSRSCDCGYWDLAGIPCTHAMAAISQARHTATEYLPKYFSKEAYLNTYVVMFKPIPDKVTWDPCDRPKLFPPEITKKIGRPKKSRKRAATEPIKKKHIILYLLLLLWWDEPQCQEMSIKAIDSKRIKSPAGQYEADNVSLNPTQGSQASQILDVV; encoded by the exons ATGAAGAATGAAGCATTGAAGATTACCAGGGAGCATGGGTTGACGACTCCTGAAAGTGTGCAGTTATCGGTTACCAACCCAAGGAACAAGCTTTCGATTATTGTAGATTCTGAGGCAGTCTTGCAGGCTCAGTTCGCT TTATCTGCAGAGCAAATTACATGGGTGAATGATGGTGGAAATGAACCACCACCTAGGACTGGAGGCATACAAGGGCCACCAATAGAGCTGAATgagaatgatgatgatgatgtagTATATTCAACTGATGGGAGTCGTATAGATGacactgatgatgatgatactGATGACGATGACCAAAATGAAGATAATGGTGCAGATATTATGGATGATGCTAGGGGTTCTAGTTCTGACGATGAAACAGCTAAAGTATATCCTCAGCTGTTAGCAGACACATCAGATTCAGATTATGATTTGGGTACCACTCAGCTGAAGGATTATATTGAAGTGCATGCATGTAAGCCAGGGCGTAATGGTAAACATAGGCTGAGGTTAGGAGATGTATTTGATGATGTTGAGCATTTTAGATATGTGTTAGGTGAAGTGATGGTGGATAAAGGCTTTGAAATTGCAAAGGTGTACAATGAGCCTAGGAGATTTTACGGAAAATGCAAGATTAGTGAGTGTCCATGGTATGTGATGGGAGGTAAAATAAAGGGCAATGGTGGATTTGCAATCAAAGAGTTGCAAAAGAAGCATGAATGTAGACAGACTGGAAAGTCAGTGGCAGTGAACAATAAATGGATAgcagagaaaattaaaaggaaagtTGTTGTAGATCCTCATGTGAAGATTTCTGTTCTTCGTGAGTTTATGTTGGAGACTTATGGTGTGCGGATAGGGGATTTAAAACTATATAGGGGTAGAGAGAGGGCAAGAAAAGACATTAATGGAGATCATGCAAGGGGATACGaagatttgtttcaatatgCTGCAGTGATTCACAAGTATGATCCTGGTGCAATTTGTAAAGTGCTTTGTGATGTTGTAACTAGGCCTAAGAAAGTGCTCTTTCAGAGATTCTTTATGGCATTTCCAACTCAAAAAAATGCCCTTAACAATGGCTGTAGGCCATATATCGGGTTGGATGGGTGTCACTTGAAATCAAAATATGGTGGAGTTCTATTAGCTGCTGTGGGTATGGATGCTAATAATGGAATGGTCCCATTAGCATTAGCAGTGTGTGAGATAGAGAATACTGAAACTTGGTCGTGGTTTTTAGAAATTCTGCATTCGTATTTTGATAATGGCTTAGAGCAGATTACATTTTGCTTAGATAGGGAAAAGGGTTTGTTGGGGGTCATTGAGATAACATGGCCTACTGCATATCACAGACCATGTGCTAGGCACGTATATGCTAACTTCTGCAAAGAACATCTTGGTGTTAGTTTGAGAAATCTGTTTTGGAGGGCTGTCAGTAGCACTAACAAGTTTGATTACGCTATTGCAATGGAAAAGCTCAAAAAAGAGAAGTTAGAGGCATGGCAGTGGCTGGAGACTGAGCTTGCTGGGTTTACTTGGTCAAGACATGAGTATGACAAGAATTGTAACGTAGACCGTACAACTAACAACACTTCAAAGTGTTTTAATAGTTGGATATTACCCCACAGAGAGAAGCCTTGCTTGACCATGCTTGAAGAAATTAGATGCATGTTCATGACACTCTTcacagaaaggaaaaaagaagcaCAATCTTGGACCAACGTTCCACctagagtgaaaaaaaaattggatgcTGCATATGAATGTGGAAGCAAGATGAATGTAATGGCTTCTGGGGATCTTCACTTTCAA gTTAAAGACAAGGGTTATTATCCAGCAAGGAGGTTCATTGTCGATCTCATGAGCAGGTCCTGTGATTGTGGCTATTGGGACCTAGCTGGAATCCCATGTACTCATGCTATGGCTGCAATTAGTCAAGCTAGACACACAGCAACAGAGTATCTACCAAAATACTTCAGCAAAGAGGCGTACTTGAACACATATGTAGTGATGTTCAAGCCAATTCCTGACAAAGTTACATGGGACCCTTGTGATAGGCCCAAGCTCTTCCCACCTGAGATTACCAAGAAGATTGGAAGACCAAAAAAGTCAAGGAAAAGGGCAGCCACTGagccaataaaaaaaaaacatatcattttATATCTGCTGCTCCTTTTGTGGTGGGATGAACCACAATGTCAGGAAATGTCCATTAAGGCCATCGATAGCAAGAGAATTAAGAGCCCAGCAG GCCAATATGAAGCTGATAATGTTTCCTTGAATCCAACTCAAGGCTCACAAGCTTCACAGATATTAGATGTTGTATGA
- the LOC102610745 gene encoding protein FATTY ACID EXPORT 1, chloroplastic isoform X1 translates to MATACSQSQLSCFSSINRKLRFQRRFVLLPGFRSSKSWVCMSLDDRGTNMTSSEIKTTVSYTSDNQSKPYVEGTTKSYPTVEEENSSGEMGKTEPVPEDCATQPKKAAKIHDFCFGIPYGGLVLGGGLFGLIFSRNPATLRTALIGGALLALSTFSLKIWRQGKSSLPFILGQAVLSAVLLRQNFEAYSLTKKLFPTGFYAAISAAMLCFYSYVVASGGNPPPKKLKSSAAAVS, encoded by the exons ATGGCAACGGCATGTTCTCAGTCTCAGCTCTCGTGCTTCTCTTCAATCAACCGCAAACTTCGCTTTCAACGACGCTTCGTTTTGTTACCGGGCTTTCGCTCCTCCAAG TCTTGGGTTTGTATGAGTCTTGATGACAGGGGCACAAACATGACAAGTTCCGAGATTAAAACTACTGTAAGTTATACTTCTGATAATCAATCAAAACCATATGTTGAAGGGACAACAAAGTCGTACCCGACCgtagaagaagaaaattccTCTGGAGAAATGGGGAAAACTGAACCGGTACCAGAAGATTGCGCCACACAACCAAAAAAGGCAGCAAAAATCCATGATTTCTGTTTTGGGATTCCTTATG GTGGTCTTGTACTAGGTGGAGGACTTTTTGGTCTTATTTTCTCAAGAAATCCTGCAACTTTAAGAACTGCCTTGATTGGGGGTGCGTTGCTAGCCCTCAGCACCTTCAGCCTCAAGATCTGGAGGCAAGGAAAATCAAGTTTACCATTCATACTAGGACAAGCTG TGCTCTCAGCAGTCCTCTTAAGGCAGAACTTTGAAGCCTACTCATTG ACAAAGAAGCTATTTCCAACAGGGTTTTATGCTGCCATTAG TGCCGCAATGCTGTGTTTCTATTCGTATGTGGTTGCTTCCGGAGGCAATCCCCCTCCAAAGAAGTTGAAGTCATCTGCTGCTGCCGTGTCATAA